A stretch of the Bacteroidota bacterium genome encodes the following:
- a CDS encoding PorP/SprF family type IX secretion system membrane protein produces MKIRKSILFIFSICASFSFAQDVHFSQYNETPQLLNPGATGVYSGYVRAIVNYKNQWAAMGNAFNTVAASVDMPLFDKKEKNAHLGAGINFFSDKAGDSQFGLTQANLCLAAILPVSRESKFSMGLSVGGAQHKVNLADMNWGNQYDGQGFNTAVANYETTPTNSFFYLDLAAGLYYEYSNGKVKFERNEKRKLNVGVSYFHLNRPTQKYFSVSEKLYGKLVVNMSGHFDKPGTKVAFLPSAIFFQQGRAMEITAGCAVRYRFKNDTKITGLISETALGVGLYYRHGDAIIPSVFLTMSDFSFGLSYDINISSYSQVSKYNGGVEISLKYHILKGALFKQKNMI; encoded by the coding sequence ATGAAGATTAGAAAATCGATACTATTTATTTTTTCAATTTGTGCAAGTTTCTCTTTTGCACAGGACGTTCATTTTTCACAATACAATGAAACGCCACAGTTACTTAATCCCGGTGCTACAGGAGTGTATAGTGGTTATGTTCGTGCAATCGTAAATTATAAAAATCAATGGGCTGCAATGGGCAATGCATTTAATACGGTTGCTGCTTCTGTGGATATGCCCTTGTTTGATAAGAAAGAAAAGAATGCGCATTTGGGTGCAGGAATAAATTTCTTTTCCGATAAAGCCGGTGACTCTCAATTCGGATTAACTCAAGCTAATTTATGTTTGGCAGCTATCTTGCCCGTAAGCAGGGAAAGTAAATTCTCTATGGGTTTGTCTGTTGGTGGTGCTCAGCATAAAGTAAATCTTGCGGATATGAATTGGGGAAATCAATATGATGGACAAGGATTTAATACCGCTGTCGCGAATTACGAAACGACTCCTACCAACTCGTTTTTTTATTTGGATTTAGCTGCAGGGTTATATTATGAATACTCAAATGGAAAAGTAAAATTTGAAAGAAACGAAAAACGCAAATTAAATGTGGGTGTATCGTATTTTCATTTGAACCGACCAACACAAAAGTATTTTTCTGTTTCTGAAAAATTGTACGGAAAACTCGTTGTAAATATGAGTGGGCATTTTGATAAGCCCGGTACCAAAGTCGCTTTTCTTCCATCAGCAATTTTTTTCCAACAAGGGAGGGCAATGGAAATTACAGCAGGTTGTGCTGTGCGATATCGTTTTAAAAACGATACAAAAATCACAGGATTGATTTCTGAAACAGCTTTAGGAGTTGGATTGTATTATCGTCATGGTGATGCAATTATTCCTTCAGTTTTCTTAACCATGTCTGATTTTTCTTTTGGACTGTCCTACGACATTAATATTTCCTCATATAGCCAAGTATCCAAATACAATGGAGGAGTGGAAATTTCATTAAAATATCACATTTTGAAAGGCGCCTTGTTCAAACAAAAAAATATGATTTAA
- a CDS encoding SLC13/DASS family transporter: MISAKQIKLILGPLLAGVIYFGFDLMPSNPLVTKMAAVAVWMAVWWLTEAVHLAVTALLPVVLLPVLGIADSKTTAFQYMDPIIFLFIGGFIIAFAIERWNLHQRIALKILMLVGTSPSRILFGVMLTSFLISMWISNTATVMMLLSAVLAVIVQIEQHFKEEHHSHKMASALLIGLAYSATIGGMSTLVGTPTNMIFLREYNEKFSGNHDMNFFVWFKICFPIALAFLFIAFFVLKKMFIKKDVILAIDKSYFSDAYKRLGKMSFEEKMVSTIFVLTAVLWFTRADIDFGVFLFKGWSNVFPNKEFLQDSTIAVFMAILLFLIPSQTEKGRALMTWAEVTKLPYDIILLFGGGFALAKGFELSGLSTWLATQLKFTPDTNIYVLIFLMCVLVCIISEFASNVACIQLMLPVLIAIQHSMNIHPLLLMVPATLAASLGFMLPVATGANTIVFGSKRVRVNDMLKSGFLLDIIGILLITFSIYFMKQMF, from the coding sequence ATGATTTCTGCTAAGCAAATAAAATTAATACTCGGACCTTTGTTGGCTGGAGTTATTTATTTCGGCTTCGACTTAATGCCAAGTAATCCATTGGTGACAAAAATGGCTGCAGTAGCTGTTTGGATGGCTGTCTGGTGGTTAACAGAAGCTGTTCATTTGGCAGTTACTGCTTTGTTACCGGTTGTTTTGCTTCCGGTTTTAGGAATAGCAGATTCCAAAACAACTGCATTTCAATACATGGATCCCATTATTTTTCTTTTTATAGGTGGCTTCATCATTGCGTTTGCAATCGAGCGCTGGAATTTGCACCAACGAATTGCATTGAAAATTTTAATGCTTGTTGGCACTAGTCCTTCTCGGATTCTATTTGGGGTGATGCTAACTTCCTTTTTAATTTCCATGTGGATTTCAAATACGGCCACCGTAATGATGCTGTTATCTGCCGTTTTAGCAGTCATTGTTCAAATCGAACAGCATTTTAAAGAAGAACATCATTCTCATAAAATGGCTTCGGCTTTATTAATCGGATTGGCTTATTCTGCAACAATTGGTGGTATGTCGACATTGGTTGGTACACCTACGAATATGATTTTTTTGCGAGAATACAACGAGAAGTTTTCAGGCAATCATGATATGAATTTTTTTGTGTGGTTTAAAATTTGTTTTCCAATCGCTTTGGCATTTTTATTTATTGCCTTTTTTGTTCTAAAAAAAATGTTCATTAAAAAAGATGTGATTTTAGCAATTGATAAATCTTATTTTTCTGATGCTTACAAACGATTAGGAAAAATGAGTTTCGAAGAAAAAATGGTATCCACTATTTTTGTTCTAACAGCTGTACTTTGGTTTACACGTGCAGACATTGACTTTGGCGTATTTTTATTCAAAGGTTGGAGTAATGTTTTTCCCAACAAAGAGTTTTTACAAGATAGTACCATTGCTGTTTTTATGGCGATTCTTTTGTTTTTAATTCCTTCTCAAACAGAAAAGGGTAGAGCATTAATGACATGGGCCGAAGTTACAAAACTGCCCTACGATATTATTTTACTTTTTGGTGGCGGATTCGCTCTTGCAAAAGGATTTGAATTATCAGGCTTGAGTACGTGGCTGGCAACTCAATTAAAATTTACTCCCGATACCAATATCTATGTACTCATTTTTTTAATGTGTGTGTTGGTTTGTATTATTAGCGAATTTGCTTCCAATGTAGCATGCATTCAATTGATGCTACCGGTGCTAATTGCCATTCAGCATTCTATGAATATTCATCCGTTATTGTTGATGGTGCCGGCAACACTGGCTGCATCATTGGGTTTTATGTTACCTGTTGCAACCGGTGCGAACACGATTGTTTTTGGTAGCAAACGCGTTAGGGTAAATGATATGTTGAAGTCGGGTTTTTTACTTGATATTATCGGTATTTTGTTGATAACCTTTTCAATATACTTTATGAAACAGATGTTTTGA
- a CDS encoding cation:proton antiporter produces MSNLDLFIHVVTAVVFILIISHLCGRLFQYLMQPKVVGEMISGVLLGPTCFGYFCPELSASIFSKEVMPFLFVISNLGLSFYMFLVGSEIDFNNFTKKVMKQSSLLSSVAVIFPFIFGGIAAAWYFELFAMPGISLTSFSIFLGTAFAITAFPMLARILHEKNILNSPIGILTLISASIQDVVSWILLSFVTAAAASKGMEAGYITLFGGIAFVAIVFLIAKPLLKIIGKRSQKNGLLSQQDFAIIVISLLAAALITDKLGLYSVFGGFILGLAVPRDPVFSKGLETKLKDITVAILLPLFFTFSGLNANMLVLGNITNFIPMVISVAFAFLSKYGSSTIAMKLTGYSWRESSAIGGLTNARGLMELIVANIGLSYAVISKDLYSILVLIAILTTLFAMPIYNLSMGKKK; encoded by the coding sequence ATGTCGAATTTAGATTTATTCATCCATGTTGTTACTGCTGTCGTTTTCATTTTAATCATTTCACATCTTTGCGGAAGGCTTTTCCAATACCTCATGCAGCCGAAGGTTGTTGGCGAGATGATTTCCGGTGTATTGTTAGGACCTACTTGCTTTGGATACTTCTGTCCGGAACTTAGCGCCAGTATTTTCAGCAAAGAGGTTATGCCTTTTCTATTTGTAATTAGTAACCTAGGTTTATCTTTTTACATGTTTTTGGTGGGATCTGAAATCGATTTCAACAATTTTACTAAAAAGGTAATGAAGCAATCCTCATTACTTTCATCTGTCGCTGTTATTTTTCCTTTTATTTTTGGAGGTATTGCCGCAGCATGGTATTTCGAACTTTTTGCAATGCCAGGTATTTCGCTTACCTCCTTCTCTATCTTTTTAGGAACTGCATTTGCCATAACAGCGTTTCCAATGCTAGCGCGAATTTTACATGAGAAAAATATTCTGAACTCCCCCATTGGTATTCTCACGTTAATCTCCGCTTCCATTCAAGATGTGGTTTCGTGGATTCTTTTATCCTTTGTTACGGCTGCCGCTGCAAGCAAAGGCATGGAAGCAGGATACATTACTTTATTTGGAGGCATTGCATTTGTTGCCATCGTATTCTTAATTGCCAAACCGCTTTTAAAAATAATTGGAAAACGCTCACAAAAAAACGGACTATTGAGTCAACAAGACTTTGCCATCATCGTTATTTCTTTACTCGCTGCTGCGCTCATTACCGACAAATTAGGATTGTATTCGGTATTTGGAGGATTTATTTTAGGTTTAGCCGTTCCACGTGATCCAGTGTTTTCAAAAGGATTGGAAACCAAACTAAAAGACATTACTGTAGCTATTTTACTTCCGTTATTTTTTACATTTTCAGGATTAAATGCAAACATGTTGGTACTCGGCAATATCACCAATTTTATTCCAATGGTCATCAGTGTAGCATTTGCCTTCCTGAGCAAATATGGTTCGAGTACTATTGCCATGAAATTAACCGGTTATAGCTGGAGAGAATCATCCGCAATTGGAGGACTTACAAATGCAAGAGGATTAATGGAGTTAATTGTTGCAAACATCGGTTTATCGTATGCTGTTATTTCAAAAGACTTGTATTCTATTTTGGTGTTGATTGCTATTTTAACAACACTCTTTGCGATGCCTATCTATAATTTATCAATGGGTAAAAAGAAATAA
- a CDS encoding ATP-binding protein, translating to MILGYIDIESISQKMVLESNLESVHTVEKLISRVKDEYAISDDNYNDIWIALNEAVSNAIKHGNKFNPAKKVRLTIETKEDRYLCFTIKDEGDGFNPADVPNPTSPDRIGEPNGRGVFLIHKLADTVTYSENGTCVEIGFDLYKN from the coding sequence ATGATACTTGGATACATTGATATTGAATCCATTTCACAAAAAATGGTACTAGAATCAAATTTAGAAAGTGTGCACACCGTTGAAAAGCTTATTTCAAGGGTAAAGGATGAGTATGCCATTTCCGATGATAATTATAATGATATCTGGATTGCTTTAAATGAAGCTGTTTCAAATGCCATTAAGCATGGCAATAAGTTTAATCCTGCTAAAAAAGTTCGTTTGACAATTGAAACGAAAGAGGATCGTTATCTTTGTTTTACCATTAAAGATGAAGGCGATGGTTTTAATCCTGCTGACGTTCCTAACCCAACGAGTCCGGATAGAATTGGTGAACCTAATGGAAGAGGCGTTTTTTTAATACATAAATTAGCAGACACAGTTACCTATTCCGAGAATGGAACCTGTGTCGAAATCGGTTTCGATCTCTACAAAAATTAA
- the ribD gene encoding bifunctional diaminohydroxyphosphoribosylaminopyrimidine deaminase/5-amino-6-(5-phosphoribosylamino)uracil reductase RibD, with protein sequence MSTNETYMKRCLDLAVKGLGQVAPNPMVGSVIVCDGEIIGEGYHEQYGQAHAEVNAINAVKDKTLLKKSTLYVNLEPCSHFGKTPPCADLIVEHKIPYVVIGSIDTNSLVSGKGIEKLAKAGIDVKVGVLEEDCKKLNKRFFTYHEKKRPYIILKWAQTADGFIDAKRNEENTSKPIQISNSDSKKLLHLWRSQEQAIMIGTNTALLDNPQLTVREVKGKNPLRITIDKWLRIPKQFNLFDKTTPTLIFTSVDEPSQSNLEFVKINFEQAVIPQVLEELYKRNIHSLLVEGGELLLNSFIDEGLWDSARVFISEKELGKGVKAPILNQKPVVKENVSGDKLLFYVNES encoded by the coding sequence ATGAGCACGAACGAAACGTATATGAAGCGCTGCCTAGATTTGGCCGTGAAAGGATTAGGACAGGTTGCTCCCAATCCGATGGTTGGATCAGTGATTGTTTGTGATGGTGAAATTATTGGTGAAGGGTATCATGAGCAGTATGGACAAGCCCATGCCGAAGTAAATGCGATAAATGCTGTAAAAGACAAAACGCTTTTAAAAAAATCTACGCTCTACGTAAATTTAGAACCTTGCTCCCATTTTGGTAAAACACCTCCTTGTGCTGATTTGATTGTGGAGCATAAAATCCCTTATGTTGTTATCGGAAGTATCGATACCAATTCTCTTGTTTCGGGAAAAGGTATTGAAAAATTAGCAAAAGCTGGAATCGATGTGAAGGTTGGTGTTTTAGAAGAGGATTGTAAAAAATTAAACAAACGCTTCTTTACGTATCATGAAAAAAAGCGTCCATACATTATTTTAAAATGGGCACAAACAGCAGATGGTTTTATTGATGCCAAACGAAATGAAGAGAATACCTCTAAGCCAATTCAAATCAGTAATTCTGATTCTAAAAAATTATTGCATTTATGGCGCAGCCAAGAGCAAGCCATTATGATTGGAACCAATACGGCCCTTTTGGATAACCCACAACTAACTGTAAGAGAAGTAAAAGGTAAAAATCCATTGCGCATCACAATTGATAAATGGTTACGGATTCCTAAACAATTCAATTTGTTTGACAAAACGACTCCTACACTCATTTTTACTTCTGTGGACGAGCCATCACAAAGCAATTTGGAATTTGTGAAAATTAATTTTGAGCAGGCTGTTATTCCGCAAGTTTTAGAAGAATTATACAAACGTAACATTCATTCACTTTTAGTGGAAGGAGGCGAATTATTACTCAACAGTTTTATAGATGAAGGATTGTGGGATTCGGCTCGCGTATTTATTTCTGAAAAGGAATTGGGAAAGGGTGTAAAAGCTCCAATTTTAAATCAAAAGCCTGTTGTAAAAGAAAATGTTAGTGGGGATAAATTACTTTTCTACGTAAACGAATCTTAA
- a CDS encoding CotH kinase family protein produces the protein MINEFSCSNTSSVDNFGETPDWIELYNSGGSSISLAGYFLSDKISNPTKWPIPSGVSIPAGGFIKIWASGKNTVVGPNIHAGIKFTQTKPEDIVFADPAGVIIDGFALNPTQVNHSRGRTTNGAATWSVFATPTPAANNTGAMLEYASRPVMSVASGFYSGAQTVSITTSGVGLTIRYTTDGSIPTTTSTLYSAPVNVSVTTVLRARAFSANPLEPASFIESNTYFINQTHTIPVVSVFGDLTDDLLGGSSITAETGLEYYNAAKVLIAETNGETNEHGNDSWAYNQRGFDYISKDEMGYNYAVNSPIFVNTSRASFQRLIFKAAANDNYPFAPGAPAHIRDSYAHTLSQRADLYMDERSWAPAIVYLNGQYWGVYDVREKIDDLDFTDFYAKQDDPYVQFLQTWGGTWSAYGGAQAQTDWNFIRNYITSNSMAVPANYAYVDSIFNIKSFVDYFVFNSWLATSDWLDWNTAWWRGLDPAGDKKKWRYTLWDMDAILGHYINYTGIPDPSPNADPCNVEGLPDPGGQGHTQILNALMANPDFKQYYQSRYIDLMNTKLNCSFALPLLDSMVAVIDPEMTAQCAKWGGSYSTWKANANTFRSEIDQRCTSLTQGLIDCYSLTGPYAITFDVSPAGAGNIEINSIIPSSYIYSGNYFGGIVTKLKAIPNGVYVFDHWEMPSHTPTPSSVSDTAEVTFTTSENVIAVFRMTDEPQGGSEVGIPNVFSPNGDNNNDVLFVLGSIDKLDFHIYNRWGQEVFKTNDRAEGWDGTFMGQPCNPGVFAYRVSGIMPGGEKIEKKGNITLVR, from the coding sequence ATGATCAATGAATTTTCTTGTTCCAATACGAGTTCTGTCGATAATTTTGGCGAAACGCCCGATTGGATCGAACTGTATAATTCCGGTGGCTCTTCTATTTCCCTAGCAGGATATTTCCTAAGTGATAAAATAAGTAATCCTACAAAATGGCCCATTCCTTCTGGTGTTTCAATTCCAGCGGGTGGATTTATTAAGATATGGGCATCAGGAAAAAATACAGTTGTTGGTCCAAACATTCATGCCGGAATTAAATTCACACAAACTAAACCGGAAGACATTGTTTTTGCAGATCCTGCCGGAGTTATCATTGATGGGTTTGCATTAAACCCTACTCAGGTGAATCATTCGAGAGGAAGAACAACAAATGGAGCTGCTACATGGTCCGTATTTGCAACACCTACACCGGCTGCAAATAATACAGGCGCTATGCTTGAATATGCAAGTCGGCCGGTAATGAGTGTTGCTTCCGGATTTTATTCCGGTGCTCAAACGGTTTCTATTACTACCTCCGGAGTCGGATTAACCATCCGTTATACAACTGATGGTTCTATTCCAACAACAACATCTACTTTGTATTCTGCTCCAGTGAATGTTTCTGTAACAACTGTTTTAAGGGCTCGAGCATTTAGTGCAAATCCATTAGAACCGGCTAGTTTTATTGAAAGTAATACCTATTTTATAAATCAAACGCATACCATTCCAGTTGTTTCTGTTTTTGGAGATTTGACAGACGATTTATTAGGAGGTTCCTCTATTACAGCTGAGACAGGATTAGAGTATTACAATGCAGCCAAAGTTTTAATTGCTGAAACAAACGGTGAAACCAATGAGCATGGAAACGATTCATGGGCTTACAATCAAAGAGGGTTCGATTATATTTCGAAAGATGAAATGGGTTATAATTATGCAGTGAACTCTCCAATATTTGTGAATACAAGTCGTGCTTCCTTTCAACGATTAATTTTTAAAGCAGCTGCAAATGATAATTATCCATTTGCTCCTGGTGCTCCTGCTCACATTCGCGATTCATACGCACATACGCTTTCACAACGCGCTGATTTATACATGGACGAACGCTCATGGGCACCTGCAATTGTTTATTTGAATGGTCAATATTGGGGCGTTTACGATGTGCGTGAAAAAATAGATGATTTAGATTTTACCGATTTTTATGCCAAGCAAGATGATCCGTATGTTCAGTTTTTGCAAACATGGGGTGGAACTTGGAGTGCATATGGTGGAGCACAAGCTCAAACAGATTGGAATTTTATCAGAAATTACATTACTTCCAACAGCATGGCTGTTCCTGCAAACTATGCATACGTTGATAGTATTTTTAATATCAAAAGTTTTGTAGATTATTTTGTTTTTAATTCTTGGTTGGCTACTTCCGACTGGCTCGACTGGAATACCGCATGGTGGAGAGGATTGGATCCTGCAGGAGATAAAAAGAAGTGGCGTTATACCCTTTGGGATATGGATGCTATTTTAGGACATTATATTAATTATACAGGTATTCCTGATCCTTCACCAAATGCTGATCCATGCAATGTGGAAGGTCTTCCTGATCCCGGTGGACAAGGACATACGCAAATTTTAAATGCTTTAATGGCAAATCCGGATTTTAAGCAATATTATCAATCGCGCTATATTGATTTGATGAACACAAAGTTGAATTGCTCTTTTGCACTTCCGCTTTTGGATAGTATGGTTGCTGTTATTGATCCTGAAATGACAGCTCAGTGTGCGAAATGGGGTGGTTCGTATTCCACCTGGAAAGCAAATGCAAATACGTTCCGCTCAGAAATTGATCAACGTTGTACGTCATTAACACAAGGGTTAATCGATTGTTATTCGCTTACCGGTCCTTACGCTATTACATTTGATGTATCACCTGCAGGTGCAGGAAATATTGAAATCAATAGTATTATTCCTTCATCTTACATTTATAGTGGAAATTATTTTGGTGGCATCGTAACGAAACTGAAAGCGATTCCTAATGGAGTATATGTATTTGATCATTGGGAAATGCCAAGTCATACACCTACACCAAGTTCTGTGAGCGACACCGCTGAAGTAACTTTTACAACAAGTGAAAATGTGATTGCCGTATTTCGAATGACAGATGAACCTCAAGGTGGATCAGAAGTTGGAATTCCAAATGTGTTTTCACCAAATGGTGACAATAACAATGATGTTTTATTTGTATTAGGAAGTATTGATAAATTGGATTTTCATATTTATAACCGTTGGGGACAAGAGGTGTTTAAAACAAATGATCGAGCAGAAGGTTGGGATGGTACATTTATGGGACAGCCTTGTAATCCTGGTGTTTTTGCGTATCGTGTTTCAGGAATTATGCCTGGTGGTGAAAAAATTGAGAAAAAGGGAAACATTACATTGGTACGCTAG
- a CDS encoding methionyl-tRNA formyltransferase, translated as MSQLRILFMGTPEFAVESLDILVKKNYNIIGVVTVPDKPAGRGQEIQQSAVKKYALEKGLNILQPEKLKDESFLEQLRNLKADLQIVVAFRMLPEVVWNMPRLGTFNLHGSLLPQYRGAAPINWAVINGEQETGVSTFFLQHEIDTGKIIFREKTPIAENETAGNIHDRLMVIGANLVLKTVKAIEENTYPQINQAEFIANGEVVKHAPKIFKDDCKIDWSKNVMEVHNFIRGLSPYPTAFSSFLSPDGKSFSVKVFLTEKEIIQHTDVVGSIITDSKTYLKIATKAGYIHLKELQLAGKKKMATTEFLRGFPMNQGWKAI; from the coding sequence ATGAGCCAACTTCGAATACTATTTATGGGCACTCCTGAATTTGCAGTGGAGTCGTTAGACATACTCGTTAAAAAAAACTACAACATTATAGGAGTCGTTACTGTTCCGGATAAACCGGCAGGGCGTGGACAAGAAATACAACAGTCAGCAGTAAAGAAATATGCGTTAGAAAAAGGATTAAATATTCTTCAACCTGAAAAATTAAAGGATGAATCTTTTTTAGAACAATTGCGTAACTTAAAAGCAGACTTACAAATTGTAGTTGCTTTTCGAATGTTACCAGAGGTTGTTTGGAATATGCCACGACTAGGAACATTCAACCTACATGGCTCACTATTGCCTCAATACAGAGGTGCTGCACCGATTAACTGGGCCGTTATAAATGGCGAACAAGAAACGGGTGTTTCAACTTTTTTTCTGCAACATGAGATCGATACGGGAAAAATTATTTTCAGAGAAAAAACACCTATCGCTGAAAATGAAACCGCAGGGAATATCCATGATCGTTTAATGGTTATTGGAGCGAATTTAGTTTTAAAAACAGTAAAAGCAATTGAAGAAAACACCTATCCACAAATAAATCAAGCAGAATTTATTGCAAATGGAGAAGTTGTAAAACATGCTCCTAAAATATTTAAAGACGACTGCAAAATCGATTGGTCAAAAAATGTAATGGAAGTACATAATTTTATAAGAGGTCTTAGTCCTTACCCAACTGCATTTTCAAGCTTTCTTTCTCCTGACGGTAAAAGTTTTTCTGTAAAAGTATTTTTAACAGAAAAAGAAATTATCCAACATACCGATGTTGTTGGTAGCATTATTACGGATTCCAAAACCTATTTAAAGATTGCTACTAAAGCAGGCTATATTCATCTTAAAGAATTACAATTAGCCGGGAAAAAGAAAATGGCTACAACTGAGTTTTTAAGAGGGTTTCCGATGAATCAAGGCTGGAAAGCAATTTAA
- a CDS encoding YigZ family protein: MLFEDTYFTIKEPSEGLFKDRGSKFLGLAFPVSSEEEIKKHLADLKKLHPGANHHCYAFRLGADKQAYRANDDGEPSNTAGKPILGQIQSKDLTNILIVVVRYFGGTLLGVSGLINAYKLAALDAINNAQITEKTVNDYYSIRFDYVHMNEVMKIIKDQELKIESQNSELTCSITFSVRKSNSTAIYDRMSKIEGLEIKYIKTI, encoded by the coding sequence ATGCTATTTGAAGACACCTATTTTACTATTAAAGAGCCATCCGAAGGATTATTCAAGGATCGAGGAAGTAAGTTTTTAGGACTTGCCTTTCCTGTCTCTTCAGAAGAAGAAATCAAGAAACATCTAGCCGATCTCAAAAAACTGCATCCCGGTGCTAATCACCATTGTTATGCATTTCGATTGGGAGCTGATAAACAGGCCTACCGTGCAAATGATGATGGTGAACCTTCGAACACAGCCGGCAAACCTATTTTAGGCCAAATTCAATCCAAAGACCTCACCAACATTCTAATCGTTGTTGTTCGCTATTTTGGAGGCACCCTGTTAGGTGTTAGTGGATTGATTAATGCCTATAAATTAGCAGCATTGGATGCAATCAACAATGCTCAAATTACTGAAAAAACGGTCAATGATTATTATTCTATCCGATTTGATTATGTGCACATGAACGAGGTAATGAAAATTATCAAAGACCAAGAGTTAAAAATTGAATCACAGAACTCCGAACTCACGTGCTCGATTACTTTTTCGGTTAGAAAAAGCAATTCGACAGCTATTTACGACCGAATGAGCAAAATTGAAGGATTAGAGATTAAATACATTAAAACAATATAG
- the prmC gene encoding peptide chain release factor N(5)-glutamine methyltransferase codes for MKIASNKIKDILRYFREELQDVYPKEELESIIAYCFEYYLKLNRAELISKAEQTISESELLKLNFAIKDLKIQKPIQYILGEADFYRLKFKVNEHVLIPRPETEELVHLIINDTENNAESLSILDIGTGSGCIPIALKKNMLAANIAAMDVSADALEVAKQNANQNGVEIEFVCDSILNPTSHISHLTSHFDIIVSNPPYICVSEMEGMDKNVVAFEPHLALFVENDNPLLFYEAICNFALKALKKNGVIYFEINQRLGPETKNLLENKGFKNVELIKDLSNNYRILRGNI; via the coding sequence ATGAAAATTGCTTCAAATAAAATTAAAGACATTCTCCGCTATTTTCGAGAGGAGTTACAAGATGTTTATCCCAAAGAAGAACTCGAATCCATTATTGCTTATTGTTTTGAGTACTATTTAAAATTAAATCGCGCGGAATTGATTTCAAAAGCGGAACAAACAATTAGCGAATCGGAATTACTTAAATTGAATTTTGCAATTAAGGATTTAAAGATTCAGAAGCCGATTCAATACATACTGGGTGAAGCGGATTTTTATCGATTGAAATTTAAAGTAAATGAACATGTGTTGATTCCGCGCCCGGAAACGGAAGAGTTGGTGCATCTGATTATTAATGATACTGAAAATAATGCAGAATCACTGTCGATACTGGATATAGGAACAGGTAGTGGTTGTATTCCGATTGCCCTAAAAAAAAATATGCTAGCTGCAAATATAGCCGCAATGGATGTTTCTGCAGACGCACTTGAAGTTGCAAAACAGAATGCCAATCAAAATGGAGTCGAAATAGAGTTTGTTTGCGACTCCATTCTAAATCCCACATCTCATATCTCACACCTTACATCTCACTTCGATATCATTGTAAGTAATCCTCCGTATATCTGTGTTTCTGAAATGGAAGGAATGGATAAAAATGTGGTTGCTTTTGAACCTCATTTAGCGTTGTTTGTAGAAAACGATAATCCCTTATTGTTTTATGAAGCCATTTGTAATTTTGCTTTAAAAGCACTAAAAAAAAACGGAGTCATTTATTTTGAAATTAATCAACGTTTGGGTCCTGAAACAAAGAATCTGCTTGAAAATAAAGGTTTTAAGAATGTGGAATTAATCAAGGATTTAAGCAATAATTATCGTATCTTGCGAGGTAATATCTAA